In Halorussus limi, a genomic segment contains:
- the metX gene encoding homoserine O-acetyltransferase MetX: MNRTRDTADLGRFEFECGRSVPLEVAYETYGEYDGDNAVLVCHALTGSAHVTGPKRARDGDDGDGAATDGQAAAWWSDVVGPGKAIDTRRYYVVCANVPGSCYGTTGPASIDPETGEAYGTDFPAVTVGDWTRAQARLLDHLGVGPLHAVVGGSVGGMNVLEWAKRYPERVDRVVPVATAARLDPQMLAIDAIARRAITTDPNWNDGDYHGEDRERPTDGLAVARQLGHVGYLSKESMDRKFGRRSAGRAAMADAFAPDDPAGEYFPYREVESYLDYQAEKFVERFDATSYLYLTRAMDHYDLSSGYDSDADALAGFSGEALVISFTGDWHFTVEQAERLADAFETVGVDAAHHVVESDHGHDAFLVEPEEVGPPLRDFLDAGVEGRAVSDADEREFAPVHASLFGK; encoded by the coding sequence ATGAACCGGACCCGCGACACCGCCGACCTCGGTCGCTTCGAGTTCGAGTGCGGCCGGTCGGTCCCCCTCGAAGTCGCCTACGAGACCTACGGCGAGTACGACGGCGACAACGCGGTGCTGGTCTGTCACGCGCTGACCGGGAGCGCGCACGTGACCGGGCCGAAGCGGGCGCGCGACGGAGACGACGGCGACGGCGCGGCGACCGACGGACAGGCCGCAGCGTGGTGGAGCGACGTGGTGGGACCGGGGAAGGCAATCGACACCCGGCGCTACTACGTCGTCTGCGCGAACGTGCCGGGGTCGTGCTACGGCACGACCGGCCCGGCCAGTATCGACCCCGAGACCGGCGAGGCGTACGGCACCGACTTCCCGGCCGTGACGGTCGGCGACTGGACCCGGGCGCAGGCCCGACTCCTCGACCACCTCGGGGTCGGCCCGCTCCACGCCGTCGTCGGCGGGAGCGTCGGCGGGATGAACGTCTTGGAGTGGGCCAAGCGGTATCCCGAGCGCGTAGACCGGGTGGTGCCGGTCGCCACGGCGGCCCGCCTCGACCCCCAGATGCTCGCCATCGACGCCATCGCGCGCCGGGCCATCACGACCGACCCGAACTGGAACGACGGGGACTACCACGGCGAGGACCGCGAGCGACCCACCGACGGCCTCGCCGTCGCCCGCCAGTTGGGCCACGTCGGCTACCTCTCGAAGGAGTCGATGGACCGGAAGTTCGGCCGCCGGTCGGCGGGCCGGGCCGCGATGGCCGACGCCTTCGCGCCCGACGACCCCGCGGGCGAGTACTTCCCCTACCGGGAGGTCGAGTCGTACCTCGACTATCAGGCCGAGAAGTTCGTCGAGCGCTTCGACGCCACCAGCTACCTCTACCTGACGCGGGCGATGGACCACTACGACCTCTCGTCGGGTTACGACTCGGACGCCGACGCGCTCGCCGGGTTCTCCGGCGAGGCGCTGGTGATTAGCTTCACCGGCGACTGGCACTTCACCGTCGAGCAGGCCGAGCGTCTCGCCGACGCCTTCGAGACCGTCGGCGTCGACGCGGCCCACCACGTCGTGGAGAGCGACCACGGCCACGACGCCTTCCTCGTGGAACCCGAGGAGGTCGGGCCGCCGCTCCGGGACTTCCTCGACGCGGGCGTCGAGGGCCGGGCGGTCAGTGACGCCGACGAACGGGAGTTCGCCCCGGTCCACGCGAGTCTGTTCGGGAAGTGA
- a CDS encoding O-acetylhomoserine aminocarboxypropyltransferase/cysteine synthase family protein, with protein sequence MTDSEDADEPRSSSNRAWHDEADDRPRFDTRSLHAGHGADPATGARAPPLYQTTSYEFEDADHAADLYALDADDDIYSRISNPTTRSLEDRLASLEGGADAVATASGMAAFDSLVLVLADGGDNVVCSTDTYGGTTAHLSHTASKRGVEPRFVDTLDYAAYEEAVDSDTAFVHVETVGNPSLVTPDFERVADIAHDAGAPLVVDNTFATPYLCNPLDHGADAVWESTTKWLHGSGTTVGGVLVDGGSFDWRAHADSYPELAGDNAAYHDTDFSRDFPDAPLAAAARWRALRSLGNQQSPFDAWQTLQGLETLPLRMERHCENAAIVAEYLADHDDVAWVAYPGLESHETHENASEYLDGGYGGMIAFGLEDGFEAGKAFCENVELASFLANVGDAKTLVIHPASTTHAQLSPEEQRSAGVSPDLIRLSVGIEDPADLLADIDRAIEESVERRGGATDPT encoded by the coding sequence ATGACCGACTCCGAGGACGCCGACGAGCCGCGCTCGTCGAGCAATCGAGCGTGGCACGACGAGGCGGACGACCGGCCCCGCTTCGACACCCGGAGCCTCCACGCGGGCCACGGCGCCGACCCCGCCACCGGGGCGCGCGCGCCGCCGCTCTACCAGACCACCTCCTACGAGTTCGAGGACGCCGACCACGCCGCGGACCTCTACGCACTCGACGCCGACGACGACATCTACTCGCGCATCTCGAACCCGACGACGCGCTCGCTCGAAGACCGCCTCGCCTCGCTCGAAGGCGGGGCGGACGCGGTGGCGACCGCCAGCGGGATGGCCGCGTTCGACTCGCTGGTCCTCGTGCTGGCCGACGGGGGCGACAACGTGGTCTGCTCGACCGACACCTACGGCGGGACGACCGCCCACCTCAGCCACACCGCGAGCAAGCGCGGGGTCGAACCCCGGTTCGTCGACACGCTCGACTACGCGGCCTACGAGGAGGCGGTCGATTCGGACACCGCGTTCGTCCACGTCGAGACCGTCGGCAACCCCTCGCTGGTGACGCCCGACTTCGAGCGAGTCGCGGACATCGCCCACGACGCCGGGGCACCCCTCGTCGTGGACAACACGTTCGCCACGCCGTACCTCTGCAATCCCCTCGACCACGGCGCGGACGCCGTCTGGGAGTCCACGACCAAGTGGCTCCACGGGAGCGGTACGACCGTCGGCGGCGTGCTGGTGGACGGCGGGAGCTTCGACTGGCGGGCCCACGCCGACAGCTACCCCGAACTCGCCGGCGACAACGCGGCCTACCACGACACCGACTTCTCGCGGGACTTCCCCGACGCGCCGCTGGCCGCGGCGGCGCGCTGGCGGGCGCTCCGGAGTCTGGGCAACCAGCAGTCGCCGTTCGACGCGTGGCAGACCCTCCAAGGGTTGGAGACCCTGCCGCTCCGGATGGAGCGCCACTGCGAGAACGCCGCCATCGTGGCCGAGTACCTCGCGGACCACGACGACGTGGCGTGGGTCGCGTATCCGGGCTTGGAGAGCCACGAGACCCACGAGAACGCCAGCGAGTATCTGGACGGAGGGTACGGCGGGATGATAGCGTTCGGACTTGAGGACGGCTTTGAGGCCGGGAAGGCGTTCTGCGAGAACGTCGAGTTGGCGAGCTTTCTTGCCAACGTCGGCGACGCGAAGACGCTGGTCATCCACCCCGCCAGCACGACTCACGCCCAACTCTCGCCCGAGGAACAGCGGTCGGCGGGAGTCTCGCCCGACCTGATTCGGCTCTCGGTCGGCATCGAGGACCCCGCCGACCTGCTGGCCGACATCGACCGAGCCATCGAGGAGTCCGTCGAACGCCGAGGAGGAGCGACGGACCCGACATGA
- a CDS encoding family 43 glycosylhydrolase — MNRRELLTAAGVACFGTGHSEATMSGSVRENSPDSSRPQSPDTYRNPVYDRVFPDPDVLRVGSTYYAYGTYHPWKPGVGPERQLVPVLRSPDLVNWEPVGPAFAGDPEWSQYRGLWAPGVGRLDGRVLLYYSDSEFGADNPGIGVATAPDPAGPFRPRGGLFRSEGIGVPNSIDPMLFVRDGTPYLFWGSHRGIYGIRLAADGLSTAGEKFRIAGRGVEAPYVVERDGYFYFFGSRGTCCAGAKSTYYLVVGRAEKLRGPYRNRAGERLTVADATGTTILEGGERFLAPGHCAVVRDENGGWWMLYHAYEAGKPWIQDTPRRVLMLDRVRWRDGWPVVGENGTPSLTGRIPPVGNRLRPRLTVPP, encoded by the coding sequence GTGAATCGGCGCGAACTTCTCACCGCCGCAGGGGTCGCCTGCTTCGGGACTGGTCACTCCGAGGCAACTATGTCCGGAAGCGTCCGCGAGAACTCGCCGGACTCCTCTCGACCCCAGTCGCCGGACACCTACCGGAACCCGGTCTACGACCGCGTCTTTCCGGACCCCGACGTGCTCCGGGTCGGGAGTACCTACTACGCCTACGGCACTTACCACCCGTGGAAACCCGGCGTCGGTCCCGAGCGCCAACTGGTTCCCGTCCTGCGGTCGCCCGACCTCGTGAACTGGGAACCGGTCGGTCCGGCGTTCGCCGGGGACCCCGAGTGGTCGCAGTACAGAGGCCTGTGGGCGCCCGGCGTCGGACGACTCGACGGTCGGGTTCTGCTCTACTACTCGGACTCGGAGTTCGGCGCCGACAATCCCGGCATCGGCGTCGCCACCGCGCCCGACCCCGCGGGACCGTTTCGGCCGCGGGGCGGCCTGTTCCGGAGCGAGGGCATCGGCGTCCCCAACTCCATCGACCCGATGCTGTTCGTCCGCGACGGCACGCCGTACCTGTTCTGGGGGAGCCACCGGGGCATCTACGGGATTCGACTCGCCGCCGACGGTCTCTCGACAGCGGGCGAGAAGTTCCGAATCGCGGGCCGCGGGGTCGAAGCGCCCTACGTCGTCGAGCGCGACGGCTACTTCTACTTCTTCGGCTCTCGGGGCACCTGCTGTGCGGGCGCGAAGAGTACTTACTACCTCGTCGTCGGGCGGGCCGAGAAACTTCGGGGACCGTACCGCAACCGCGCCGGGGAACGCCTCACCGTCGCCGACGCGACCGGAACGACGATTCTGGAAGGCGGCGAGCGGTTCCTCGCGCCGGGCCACTGCGCGGTGGTCCGGGACGAGAACGGCGGGTGGTGGATGCTCTACCACGCCTACGAGGCCGGTAAACCGTGGATTCAGGACACGCCGCGCCGAGTCCTCATGCTCGACCGGGTTCGGTGGCGAGACGGGTGGCCGGTGGTCGGCGAGAACGGGACGCCGAGTCTGACGGGACGGATTCCGCCGGTCGGGAACCGACTCCGTCCCCGACTCACAGTCCCTCCTTGA
- a CDS encoding S66 family peptidase gives MSEFVVPPALDRGDRVAVVAPGSNRATDYPHVYELGLERLREVFDLEPVEFPTATKSSDYLYDHPEERARDVMDAFADPEISGVVTVIGGFDQIRILKHLDPATLRENPTRFYGISDNTNLASYLWNLGVVSFYGGTVMTDLAMQGSMHDYTVEYLETAFFADDLDAFGDLRPAEEFTDEDLDWEDPEKLDQHRETEPNPGWSFRGAETAVSGRTWGGCLSTLDMQLRTGRYLPAPEDLDGRILLLETSEELPSALAVREVLIGMGERGLLERFAGVLVGRAKARNLFEDPGPEARAEYREDQRETVADVVAEYNPDAPVVFDVDFGHTAPVVPMPVGGRVEIDPASEAISVGD, from the coding sequence ATGAGCGAATTCGTCGTCCCGCCGGCGCTGGACCGCGGCGACAGAGTGGCCGTCGTCGCGCCCGGGTCCAACCGAGCGACCGACTACCCGCACGTCTACGAATTGGGACTCGAACGCCTCCGGGAGGTCTTCGACCTCGAACCGGTCGAGTTCCCCACCGCGACGAAGTCCAGCGACTACCTCTACGACCACCCCGAGGAGCGCGCCCGGGACGTGATGGACGCCTTCGCGGACCCCGAGATTTCGGGCGTCGTGACCGTCATCGGCGGCTTCGACCAGATTCGAATCCTGAAGCACCTCGACCCCGCTACCCTCCGGGAGAACCCGACCCGATTCTACGGCATCAGCGACAACACCAATCTCGCGAGTTACCTCTGGAACCTCGGCGTCGTCTCGTTCTACGGCGGGACGGTGATGACCGACCTCGCCATGCAGGGGTCGATGCACGACTACACCGTCGAGTATCTGGAGACGGCGTTCTTCGCCGACGACCTCGACGCCTTCGGCGACCTCCGGCCCGCCGAGGAGTTCACCGACGAGGACTTGGACTGGGAGGACCCCGAGAAGTTGGACCAGCACCGCGAGACGGAGCCGAATCCGGGGTGGAGCTTCCGCGGTGCGGAGACCGCGGTCTCCGGCCGGACGTGGGGTGGCTGTCTTAGCACGCTCGACATGCAGTTGCGGACCGGCCGATACCTCCCCGCGCCCGAGGACCTCGACGGGCGAATCCTCCTACTCGAAACGTCCGAGGAACTGCCCTCCGCGCTGGCGGTCCGCGAAGTCCTCATCGGGATGGGCGAGCGCGGTCTGCTGGAGCGGTTCGCGGGCGTCCTCGTCGGTCGCGCCAAGGCCCGCAACCTCTTCGAGGACCCCGGCCCGGAGGCCCGCGCCGAGTACCGCGAGGACCAGCGAGAGACCGTCGCGGACGTGGTGGCGGAGTACAACCCGGACGCGCCGGTCGTCTTCGACGTGGACTTCGGTCACACCGCACCGGTCGTGCCGATGCCGGTCGGCGGACGCGTGGAAATCGACCCCGCGAGCGAGGCGATTTCGGTCGGCGACTGA